The genome window GTGACAACGCCAACTAAACCAATGTCGGCCTGTTGCTCCACATAACGCCCGACCTAAAGTCGGTTGCTCGACGCCAACGATAACAAGACAGAGCGAAGCGACGAAAGAGTTCAGATCAGGTCAAGGCAAGGAAACCTAGAACTTTTCTCGTACCTGCCGCACTGTAATTGACTTACAGTGCTACGGTTACCTTGCATATTCGTTAAAATAGTCCGTCCGTACCTGCCGACTCGGAAGCCCTGACCTGTTTTGTTACGCCTCGGTCATCTCGTAACTTTCGGCGACACCAAAAACATTGTCTCTCTCgccctcctcttctcttATTATCGTCACCAGGTAAGCCAGCAAAAGAACTGTATCATCAGCATCCGTCGATTGACTTCCTCGGCTGCATTGTGGTCAAGCGTCTCATATttcttcatccatcatcagcctTTACTATTCGAGCTCAATTCCTTGGATGTCGtatccagcttcttcaatgcGCACATGCTGATCGTTCAGGACCTCAAGACACGTTCCAGAACCTGGCTCAGCACCCGCGACGGCAAAAATCTTTCTGTCCGACCCGGCGTCGTCGTCATGAAGTTCGGAGAGCAGTTACGCTCCAGCGTTATTCAGGAGTATCAGTGGTACTATATCGATTACGATGGTTTGAAAAATGAGCTCAAGGGACCTACCGGTCCTTTGAAGGCCGGCAAGGGCCCAGAATGGACTGAGGATGACGAGACGCGCTTCGTCGAAAGGCTCGAGTCAGAGCTCGACAAGGTTCACACAAAgcagaaggtcaaggctATGGAGATTTCCCGTCGAATTGCTGTGAGCGAACGCGAAGTCAAGGATGTTGTTAACCGCCTGAATGAGCGTGGCCTTGGCGAGAATGGCCCTAGCGAAGAAGAGTTCATGCTTCTCGAAGAGGATCTCAGCGACATTATAGCCGATGTCCATGACCTCGCCAAGTTTGTGCAGCTCAACTATACCGGGTTTTACAAGATCATTAAGAAGCACGATGTAAGACTTAAACCATTGGAAACAACGCAGCGGTTGCCTAACGAAAGTTCCAGAAAACGACCGGATGGCACCTGAAGCCCGTTTTCGATAGCCGGCTCAAAGCCAAGCCCTTTTACAAGGAAAACTACGACGCGGCTGTCATCAAGCTGTCGAAGCTTTACGACCTCGTCCGAACTCGCGGAAATCCCGTCAAGGGCGACAGTGCTGCGGGTGGAGGCCAAGCCAACTTCATCCGACAAACGACTAAATATTGGGTGCACCCCGACAATGTCACGGAACTGAAGCTTATTATCCTGAAGCACTTGCCTGTTCTCGTCTTCAATGCCAACAAGGACTTCGACCCGGAAGATTCAGCCATCACATCGATTTACTACGACAATCCCGACACATGGGACCTGTACGAAGGTCGACTGAAGAAAACTGAAGGTGCCGAGGCGATTCGACTTCGATGGTATGGAGGCATGAAGACAGAGACGATCTTCGTCGAGCGCAAGACTCATCGTGAAGATTGGACGGGTGAGAAGTCCGTCAAGGCTCGATTTGCCATGAAGGAGAAAAACGTCAACGCGTACATGAAGGGAGAACTGCTCCCAGCCGCCATCTTTGAGAAGGCACGCAAAGAGGGCAAGAAGTCTGAGAAGGCCATTGCTGAGGACGAGCGATTGGCCTCTGAGATCCAATATTCGGTTATTAAAAAGGGCTACAAGCCCGTTTGCCGATCTTTCTATAACCGCACTGCGTTCCAGCTGCCCGCCGATGCCCGTGTCCGAATTTCGCTGGATACGGAGCTCACAATGGTACGAGAAGACAATCTTGATGGCCGTGTCCGCTCTGGAGATAACTGGCGCCGTATGGACATCGGTGTTGACTATCCCTTTTCGCAATTGCCTGCCGAAGACATTGAGCGGTTCCCTTATGCCGTTCTGGAGGTCAAGCTCCAGACGCAGTCCGGTCAGAAACCACCTGAGTGGGTTCGCCagctcatctcatctcaccTGGTGGAGGCTGTGCCCAAATTCTCGAAGTTCATCCACGGTACGGCGACGTTGTTTCCTGATAGAATCAACCTCCTGCCTTTCTGGATGCCTCAGATGGACGTAGACATCCGCAAACCCGTTACTCATGACTTTGGTATTCGACGACCCGGGTTGTCAGGTACTACCAATACatctgatgatgacgaagaacTTGACTCGGATGACGAGGAATTACAGGCTTCTGGCCGCAACGGCACTAACGGCGAGTCGAGCGCACAGGGCGCTCGTGGTCTCCGCGAGCTCCCCCCTATTGACATGGAGGGCCAGATGACAGACCTTCCCGCGGCCGATGAAGACTATGCGATATACAACTCCGATGATGAGTATGATGAAAGATACGAGCTGGCGCAAGCCAAGAGAAGCGGAGGATGGCGCTACTACTCGACTTTGCTTTCTGCCAAGACTCGACATCTCAGACAACATTTTGGAAAACACGTGATTTCTGCGCTCAAGCTTGCTATTCCTGCGCCTAGAAGCACGCAGGTTGAACGCAGTGACCGGCTGCAAGCCTTGTTTGGGCACGATCCTATTCAGAATAAGAAGTTTAAGGCGCCCCCTGGCAAGAAGATCTACGTGCCTGTACGCGTGGAACCCAAGGTCTATTTTGCGGCTGAAAGAACATTTTTGGGATGGGTAAGTACTTTGATGTCAAGTACGTGTTCGTTTACTAATACGCTTCGTTTGATAGCTCGAGTTTTCTATCTACATCGGCACAATTGCTGTCACGCTACTCAATTTCGGTAGCCATCCCACACCTACCCACTT of Fusarium oxysporum Fo47 chromosome I, complete sequence contains these proteins:
- a CDS encoding VTC domain-containing protein: MLIVQDLKTRSRTWLSTRDGKNLSVRPGVVVMKFGEQLRSSVIQEYQWYYIDYDGLKNELKGPTGPLKAGKGPEWTEDDETRFVERLESELDKVHTKQKVKAMEISRRIAVSEREVKDVVNRLNERGLGENGPSEEEFMLLEEDLSDIIADVHDLAKFVQLNYTGFYKIIKKHDKTTGWHLKPVFDSRLKAKPFYKENYDAAVIKLSKLYDLVRTRGNPVKGDSAAGGGQANFIRQTTKYWVHPDNVTELKLIILKHLPVLVFNANKDFDPEDSAITSIYYDNPDTWDLYEGRLKKTEGAEAIRLRWYGGMKTETIFVERKTHREDWTGEKSVKARFAMKEKNVNAYMKGELLPAAIFEKARKEGKKSEKAIAEDERLASEIQYSVIKKGYKPVCRSFYNRTAFQLPADARVRISLDTELTMVREDNLDGRVRSGDNWRRMDIGVDYPFSQLPAEDIERFPYAVLEVKLQTQSGQKPPEWVRQLISSHLVEAVPKFSKFIHGTATLFPDRINLLPFWMPQMDVDIRKPVTHDFGIRRPGLSGTTNTSDDDEELDSDDEELQASGRNGTNGESSAQGARGLRELPPIDMEGQMTDLPAADEDYAIYNSDDEYDERYELAQAKRSGGWRYYSTLLSAKTRHLRQHFGKHVISALKLAIPAPRSTQVERSDRLQALFGHDPIQNKKFKAPPGKKIYVPVRVEPKVYFAAERTFLGWLEFSIYIGTIAVTLLNFGSHPTPTHFWISGLFTALAIASLAYSVFTYLHRSKGIRERKAIGFYDRWGPSILCIALFVGVAANFGFEGKERGIW